The Apis mellifera strain DH4 linkage group LG13, Amel_HAv3.1, whole genome shotgun sequence genome includes a region encoding these proteins:
- the LOC408427 gene encoding piezo-type mechanosensitive ion channel component isoform X10, protein MSKYWLNVALIRVVLPLVFTACVVWRPVGLSLVYLALMLYSPHVPIPDSKTMAGHTGHYLKTCIGLSFLTTTSQITFHIVLLALPTYGHFLHNCEPMEVIFRHLGFVRLDSATEWEIFFWLTPELIVLPTSTIIYFICRFLSQKTITEEGDASLHQNIEASKKIVDGNIKIINFLGRIGTYVVLASLCIAASLKPSIEGGFYFLIFLGASTWWACNKELRKGFAKLCRILMAVVVLHILVLLSYQNQIPQELIPVNSTWQRYLALIPVYRINCSNPRYVEYTDYTDWLIYGYSLRLFWLYFVLALQSQFLSKKPNVAFTNEAFQAKKVKRLSGKLENLNTPLSRHVSIRRRTPSQRWQSARRKARLMRFGSGRTGLLQDSTGSVIVQDGHQDDNIQMQSLSDAGPDEQSGVIEHIIMAVYSIFQLIINSSYLATNIIMMTWSIMYHSWTTFALLLWALILWMVPNKRALMMKCSPFIVFYSMLLVIVQYVYSMDLTEEELPTQINGIKVSEIGFIKTDQLSCWHLVVKCLFLSMFWITMRQYTGERSRQRRSSALRDMVAPLHVSVSTATTAMNHEAPEIKSKFMLDVGILLKKLLTKFWIAVVTIMLFICGITGERMTVFRIIYMSLFLVLVITFQISWTVWRKMMYPFWLTVIGYSVIMLILVYTYQFHNFPEYWNYLHIDENLQKDIGLEKYEIKDLFVRLLTPTFFVIITVLQIHYFHKDFLEATDLEKFGLEDPNHQIERPSHSPMIVTMPPSSPEQIFLNDEKPKYTLKQLKHMSKIEFVALFSDITTHVKNFYNYIWLFFEIHMRKIIFISVMLLCVNDVCAINLIFVLISVIMINFRRSVQICTVNIVAAIIGILMVGKMLYQIQYINHSNWDINCTIVPENHRFSSNNTMYNIAEWFGIKKAEPGNLAELLKGYIGIIVVTTLRKIIRIRQCFYRKARGEPLDRPYVMFPSITRPNADEGIPQCLKFLFNYAFYKFGVEFCLIGIVALIATRLDFYSVLYGVWLLILFCLRRRVLCKIWPFFKFFIIILLPIQYAFVVAPPPWLCIDYPWEKSRILRVLQEWMYLPDPDFPPNARKLMCDFLLLMMIVRQSLVFKIEKRSEASGEEFPAGHNYSVYENIEKPNFVNPVKDYVSDAHTYLDIVKRGVLISLMWIALSIVFLAGTERTNLFSLGYLIGAFVFLWQGSDFYLRPVQTILTWWNLLIGYNVVVIFAKSLFQGVGCVMIEQMQMVACPFIQLFGIICVRKFKSPITDLIPEKLDCDVPEEDIGMIWDGLCFTFLLFQKRLFKSYYFFHIVNETKAMSILASRGAELLEELHQKRIEIQETIEKNVLQKLKFKMDQIKANQRKIQGPSYREPEIHAVDTLYPRTRPLYRVRAPKTNKEAIRSGDYYMFDELDDDDVTDMIPDTESEKREAEKQRELEQRGRRMTISEAADVTSVETEEKDVEEREKTPEVEEDKKDEEEIPMKEERISIATYFNFLIVIINSTFISMTRYLNRFSRDYRYIRKVLTKEKKLLKAKPDLQMGIRLGINKMWQPMNFLKKDTLFSEISPVQHDDDRGELSEADQPPVIQFLASIWFAILSHSSLFCYFMVFLHQIKNASVLSIPLPLMVFFWGSLTIPRPSKTFWVTLIAYTEAIVIVKCIFQLEVLPWNRDPAPNNPLFTPRIMGVERKFNYALWDLLLLLVVFFHRFMLKSLGQWTSLSLKPRKIIPSTLTLVPSKPSERGQGEPVTLRHETKDNILTTPKGRILNLQPSVIDGESVRTSDEYEQLVAIQGEERSPMDEDFNKVMKLMIIKYTEPMKHFFHKIISPYGKEKTNVYAYMFLCDFFNFLLFIFGFSAFGTQQGDGGVATYLQENRVPMPFLLMLLLQFSLIIIDRALFLKKSILGKLIFHYFLILGIHIWMFFILPSVTERRFNERLPPQIWYMVKCFYLLLAAYQLRQGYPTRILGNFLCKNYSIINYVLFKGFMLVPFLFELRAVMDWIWTDTSMTIMDWFKMEDIFANIYQIKCMRGVETDFPQPRGEKKSQISKYLMGGAALFFMIGLIWFPLLLFALGGTVGISNLPYDVSMKIRIGPHEPIYSMSAQGQSIIEYSEFDYTRFVNLYAKDKTAMTFLENYIHSDVAAVRLSGFSRKLWNISPPDLEKLIEELRDNKTTVIVHVEWTVSRRTDAKDATGITTTIRDIKLKPYENKEFNPVRETLADILSNLTMPHTSTIILPYAFPKFLKVTGRTITIVPQLMMPKWLEIENDKKVKNNYLYRNISLSLSLEPDCCSHKKWWVVNEVCNDTLYENLLSRVPLNDCKYIMMYLFNDKTFPEGLSFISGLGILGLYTTAVIVISQMTRKVVTDLAPRIMFDDLPYVDRILRLCLDIYLVRESGELSLEEDLFAKLIFLYRSPETLIRWTRLPEEGERTDNEDQDDADEDAAISRQ, encoded by the exons ATGTCCAAGTATTGGCTGAACGTGGCCCTCATCAGGGTTGTCTTGCCGCTCGTCTTCACCGCAT GTGTAGTATGGAGGCCTGTAGGATTGTCACTAGTTTATTTGGCTCTGATGCTATATTCGCCCCACGTGCCAATACCGGACTCAAAAACAATGGCCGGCCACACGGGCCACTATTTAAAAACTTGCATCGGCCTGTCTTTTCTCACAACAACCAGCCAAATCACTTTCCACATAGTTTTACTGGCTCTGCCCACTTACGGACACTTCCTCCACAATT GCGAACCTATGGAAGTGATCTTCAGACACTTAGGTTTCGTAAGGCTAGATAGCGCGACCGAGTGGGAGATATTCTTCTGGTTGACACCAGAATTAATCGTCCTACCCACtagtacaataatatatttcatatgtcGTTTCCTATCGCAAAAAACCATCACCGAAGAAGGAGACGCCTCATTGCATCAAAACATCGAGGCCTCTAAGAAAATCGTAGATGGAAATATTAAG ATCATCAACTTCTTAGGACGCATAGGTACTTACGTGGTACTGGCATCGTTATGCATCGCAGCATCTCTGAAACCTTCGATCGAAGGCGGTTTCTATTTCCTCATCTTCTTGGGAGCTTCGACCTGGTGGGCGTGCAACAAAGAGCTTCGAAAAGGGTTCGCCAAGCTGTGCAGGATCTTGATGGCGGTCGTGGTACTTCATATCCTGGTTCTGCTCAGCTACCAGAATCAAATACCTCAAGAATTAATACCCGTGAACAGCACTTGGCAACGATACCTTGCCCTGATTCCCGTCTATCGAATCAACTGCTCGAATCCAAGATACGTGGAATACACCGATTATACAGATTGGCTGATTTACGGATACTCCCTGAGACTGTTCTGGCTTTATTTCGTTCTGGCGTTGCAATCACAGTTCCTCAGCAAAAAGCCG AACGTTGCTTTTACTAACGAGGCGTTCCAGGCAAAGAAAGTGAAACGTTTGAGCGGGAAACTGGAGAATCTGAACACTCCGTTGTCCAGGCACGTTTCCATCAGGAGAAGGACACCATCTCAAAGATGGCAATCGGCGCGACGAAAGGCTCGC TTGATGCGATTTGGGTCCGGGAGAACGGGGCTACTGCAAGATTCAACCGGAAGCGTCATCGTCCAGGATGGCCATCAGGATGACAACATTCAGATGCAAAGTCTCAGCGATG ctGGCCCAGATGAACAATCCGGAGTTATCGAGCATATCATCATGGCCGTATACTCGATCTTCCAgttgataattaattcgtcTTATCTCGCCACGAATATCATAATGATG ACGTGGAGTATAATGTATCACAGTTGGACAACTTTTGCACTCTTGTTATGGGCATTGATCCTTTGGATGGTCCCTAATAAACGGGCTTTGATGATGAAGTGTTCTCCCTTCATCGTTTTTTATTCGATGCTCCTTGTCATCGTGCAATACGTTTACAGCATGGATTTGACGGAGGAAGAATTACCAACGCAAATAAACGGGATAAAAGTGTCGGAAATCGGTTTCATCAAAACTGATCAGCTAAGTTGCTGGCATTTAGTGGtcaaa TGTCTATTTCTATCGATGTTCTGGATAACCATGAGACAATACACGGGCGAAAGATCGAGGCAGAGACGTTCCTCGGCGTTGAGAGACATGGTGGCACCGTTGCACGTATCTGTTTCGACAGCCACCACAGCGATGAACCACGAAGCCCCGGAAATTAAAAGCAAATTCATGCTGGATGTCGGtatacttttgaaaaaattgttgaccAAATTTTGGATCGCAGTGGTGACCATCATGCTGTTCATTTGCGGAATCACTGGTGAACGTATGACGGTGTTCAGGATCATTTACATGTCTCTCTTCCTTGTTCTAGTTATTACTTTCCAG aTATCTTGGACAGTTTGGAGAAAGATGATGTATCCATTCTGGCTCACAGTTATCGGTTATTCCGTAATCATGCTGATTCTTGTATATACTTatcaatttcacaattttccagaatattggaattatttgcATATCGACGAGAACTTGCAAAAAGATATCGGTTTAGAAAAATACGAGATTAAGGATCTTTTCGTTAGATTACTCACACCAACATTCTTCGTAATTATTACGGTCCTTCAGATCCATTATTTCCACAAAGATTTCTTAGAAGCGACCGATCTCGAGAAATTCGG actCGAGGATCCAAATCATCAAATCGAACGACCGAGCCATTCACCAATGATTGTAACCATGCCACCATCCTCCCcagaacaaatttttctcaatgacGAAAAACCTAAATACACGTTGAAACAGTTAAAAC acATGTCTAAAATAGAATTCGTAGCGTTGTTCAGCGATATAACGACgcatgtaaaaaatttctacaacTATATTTGgctctttttcgaaattcacaTGCGaaagatcatttttatttccgtGATGCTTCTCTGCGTCAACGAT GTCTGtgctattaatttaatattcgtctTGATATCAGTTATAATGATCAATTTTCGAAGAAGCGTCCAAATATGCACCGTGAATATAGTGGCAGCGATAATCGGTATATTAATGGTTGGAAAAATGCTGtatcaaattcaatatatcaatCACAGCAATTGGGATATTAATTGCACG ATAGTTCCAGAGAATCATCGATTTAGCAGCAACAACACTATGTACAACATAGCGGAATGGTTTGGAATAAAGAAAGCCGAGCCGGGAAATCTGGCAGAGTTGTTGAAAGGCTACATAGGGATCATAGTGGTGACTACTCTCAGAAAGATAATTAGAATTCGGCAATGTTTCTACAGAAAAGCTCGAGGAGAACCTTTGGACAGGCCTTATGTCATGTTCCCCTCAATCACCAGACCGAATGCTGACGAAGGAATACCACAATGCTTGAAATTCCTTTTCAATTACGCATTCTACAAGTTTGGCGTGGAATTCTGTTTGATAGGGATCGTGGCACTTATCGCTACCAGACTCGATTTCTATTCTGTTCTCTACGGTGTCTGGCTTTTAATATTGTTCTGTCTGAGGAGAAGAGTCTTATGCAAAATTTGGCCCTTCTTCAAGTTCTTCATCATAATTCTTCTGCCTATTCAATATGCTTTCGTCGTGGCACCTCCTCCCTGGCTTTGCATAG acTATCCATGGGAAAAGTCGAGAATTTTGAGGGTATTACAGGAGTGGATGTACCTGCCAGATCCTGATTTTCCACCTAATGCTAGAAAATTAATGT gtgATTTTCTGCTATTAATGATGATCGTCAGGCAGAGCCTCGTTTTCAAAATCGAAAAGCGGAGCGAGGCAAGTGGCGAAGAGTTTCCAGCCGGTCACAATTATTCCGTGTACGAAAACATAGAGAAACCAAACTTCGTTAACCCTGTGAAGGATTACGTGTCCGATGCTCACACTTATTTAGATATAGTGAAACGTGGCGTATTGATAAGTTTGATGTGGATCGCTTTATCGATCGTGTTCCTTGCTGGAACAGAGAGGACTAATCTGTTCTCGTTGGGTTACTTGATCGGCGCGTTCGTGTTCCTCTGGCAAGGAAGCGACTTTTACCTGAGGCCAGTTCAAACGATTTTAACGTGGTGGAACTTGTTGATCGGCTACAACGTGGTCGTCATATTCGCCAAGTCTCTGTTCCAAGGTGTCGGTTGCGTGATGATAGAGcag atGCAAATGGTAGCGTGTCCGTTCATTCAATTGTTCGGTATAATTTGtgtaagaaaattcaaaagtcCGATCACCGATTTGATCCCGGAAAAATTGGATTGCGACGTGCCCGAGGAGGACATAGGGATGATCTGGGACGGGTTGTGCTTCACCTTCCTATTATTCCAAAAACGATTGTTCAAGAGCTACTACTTTTTCCACATAGTCAACGAAACGAAAGCTATGAGCATCCTGGCGTCGAGGGGCGCGGAATTGTTGGAAGAGTTGCATCAGAAACGCATCGAGATCCAAGAAACCATCGAGAAGAACGTGTTGCAAAAGTTGAAGTTCAAGATGGACCAGATCAAGgcgaatcaaagaaaaattcaaggcCCCAGTTACAGGGAGCCAGAGATACACGCAGTCG ATACTCTCTATCCAAGGACACGGCCGTTGTACAGAGTTCGCGCGCCAAAGACCAACAAAGAgg CTATTAGATCGGGTGATTATTACATGTTCGACGAAttggacgacgacgacgtcaCCGACATGATCCCGGACACCGAGTCCGAGAAGAGGGAAGCGGAGAAACAACGCGAGTTGGAGCAACGCGGAAGAAGAATGACCATTTCCGAG gcTGCTGATGTGACATCAGTAGAAACCGAGGAGAAAGACGTGGAGGAACGTGAGAAGACACCGGAAGTCGAGGAAGATAAGAAGGATGAAGAGGAAATACCgatgaaggaagaaagaatatcTATCGCGACGTATTTCAACTTTCTCATAGTGATAATTAATAGCACCTTCATCTCGATGACAAGATATCTGAATCGATTTTCACGGGACTACAGATACATTCGTAAAGTTttaacgaaagagaaaaaattattgaag gCAAAACCAGATCTACAAATGGGGATACGACttggtataaataaaatgtggcAGCCAATGAATTTTCTGAAGAAAGA CACACTTTTCTCCGAGATTTCACCTGTTCAACACGATGATGACCGTGGGGAATTATCGGAAGCCGATCAACCACCAGTCATACAATTCTTGGCGTCTATTTGGTTTGCAATTTTGTCGCATTCGTCTCTATTTTGTTACTTCATGGTATTCCttcatcaaattaaaaatgcgTCTGTTCTCTCCATCCCTCTACCTCTCATGGTATTCTTCTGGGGTTCGTTAACCATCCCTCGACCCTCGAAAACGTTTTGGGTAACGTTGATCGCGTACACCGag gcAATTGTTATAGTGAAGTGCATTTTTCAATTGGAAGTATTGCCTTGGAATCGAGATCCTGCACCGAATAACCCTCTCTTTACCCCTAGGATTATGGGGGTTGAacgcaaatttaattatgccCTGTGGGATTTATTATTGCTCCTCGTGGTGTTCTTCCAcag atttatgcTCAAGTCATTGGGTCAATGGACATCTTTGTCTTTGAAaccaagaaaaattattccttcgaCTTTAACTTTAGTTCCGTCTAAACCATCCGAAAGAGGCCAAGGAGAGCCTGTTACATTACGACACGAAACGAA GGATAATATTCTCACGACACCTAAGGGAAGAATTCTAAACCTTCAACCAAGTGTGATCGATGGTGAAAGTGTGCGAACCAGTGATGAGTACGAACAACTTGTCGCGATTCAAGGGGAGGAAAGGAGTCCTATGGACGAAGACTTTAACAAAGTTATGAAACTGAT gATCATCAAATATACAGAAccaatgaaacattttttccataaaatcaTTAGCCCATATGGAAAGGAAAAGACGAACGTATACGCGTACATGTTCCTCTGcgactttttcaattttttgctgTTCATTTTTGGATTTTCCGCATTTGGA acacaACAAGGTGACGGTGGTGTGGCAACTTATTTACAAGAGAATAGAGTTCCGATGCCGTTTCTATTGATGCTGCTATTACAATTCTCATTGATAATCATCGACAGAGCCTTGTTCCTAAAGAAATCGATCTTgggcaaattaattttccattactTCCTAATACTCGGCATTCACATTTGGATGTTCTTCATTTTGCCGAGTGTGACTGAAAG aCGATTCAACGAGAGGCTACCGCCTCAAATTTGGTACATGGTCAAGTGTTTCTATCTCTTATTGGCAGCCTATCAATTAAGACAAGGTTATCCAACGAGGATACTCGGTAATTTCCTATGCAAGAATTACAGTATTATCAATTACGTTTTATTCAAAGG ATTCATGTTGGTCCCATTCCTGTTCGAGTTGAGAGCAGTGATGGATTGGATCTGGACTGATACTTCCATGACAATAATGGATTGGTTCAAAATGGAAGATATCTTCgccaatatttatcaaatcaaa TGTATGCGAGGGGTAGAAACAGATTTCCCTCAACCACGAGGCGAGAAGAAGAGTCAGATAAGCAAATACTTAATGGGTGGTGCCGCTCTATTTTTCATGATCGGACTAATATGGTTCCCTTTGCTCTTATTTGCCCTCGGTGGCACCGTCGGCATCTCCAATCTACCATACGACGTTTCCATGAAAATAAGAATCGGCCCCCACGAGCCCATCTACTCAATGTCGGCGCAAGGCCAATCCATCATCGAATACAGCGAATTCGATTACACGAGATTTGTCAATTTGTACGCGAAAGACAAAACTGCGATGACTTTCCTCGAGAATTACATACATTCTGATGTTGCTGCTGTGAGATTGAGCGGATTCTCGAGGAAATTATGGAATATATCTCCGCCAGACTTGGAAAA ATTGATAGAGGAATTAAGAGACAATAAAACAACGGTGATTGTTCACGTGGAGTGGACGGTGTCTCGGAGGACAGACGCGAAAGATGCGACTGGAATAACCACGACAATTCGAGACATAAAATTGAAACCGTATGAAAACAAGGAATTTAATCCCGTGAGAGAAACGTTAGCCGATATACTTTCCAACTTAACCATGCCCCACACTAGCACTATCATATTGCCGTACGCTTTCCCAAAATTTCTGAAAGTAACCGGTCGTACCATCACCATCGTTCCGCAATTAATGATGC cGAAATGGTTGGAAATAGAGAacgataaaaaagtaaaaaataattatctgtaCAGAAACATTAgtctttctttatctttggAACCGGACTGTTGCTCGCATAAAAAGTGGTGGGTTGTCAATGAGGTATGCAACGACACTTTGTACGAAAATTTGTTAAGCAGGGTGCCTCTAAATGACTGCAAATACATCATGATGTATCTATTCAACGATAAAACGTTCCCCGAAGGATTGAGTTTTATCAGTGGATTAGG AATCTTAGGTCTGTACACTACGGCCGTAATAGTGATAAGCCAGATGACCAGGAAGGTGGTGACCGATTTGGCGCCAAGAATTATGTTCGATGATCTGCCCTACGTCGATAGGATACTTCGATTGTGCTTGGATATTTATTTGGTCCGTGAAAGTGGAGAGTTGAGCCTCGAGGAAGATTTGTTCGccaaattaatattcctttaTAGATCGCCAGAGACGTTGATCAG GTGGACAAGGCTTCCCGAGGAAGGGGAGAGAACTGATAACGAAGATCAAGATGACGCGGATGAGGATGCTGCGATATCTCGGCAATAA